From the Sandaracinaceae bacterium genome, one window contains:
- a CDS encoding EAL domain-containing protein — translation MESIENRHDSGTSVIPDPEQRPRVLVIEDTAEVRRAVKRSLKSLGMDVEVAASGEEGLRLVEALRPNLVLTDVNMPGMDGFEVLAAIREHPRCATIPVVLMTARDDRASIRRGMVMGADDYLTKPFTAQEIRETVQARLAHHSRLTTAFASRLRKTQAALWQATHHDAGTGLPNRTAYRTHLEAAELGPSPLALMVLELDRFDRLQSAFHPMQPEMVDSVVREIAMRVRRVVAEEGQVFRLDGSRFAILYAGARDAIGAEAVADCLLGEVRQPFTMDDLELRVTGSMGVAMWHTGGDESAFAVAAHAEAAAFNARESGGNHAAMYDPQQHDRAYNRLVLESSMHRALEREQFELYYQPQVAADTGELRGVEALIRWHHPELGMVSPFHFIPIAEETGLIVEIGRWVLEDACRQIAAWKDDFPGLKVAVNLSALQLRDEGMADMIIKILADNGVPANQLKLELTESMMVQAGEQAAKSLRRLRDHGCGVSIDDFGTGYSSLKNLRSFPVGEVKIDRSFVRHVPEDRDNCSIVHAVIDMAHQLGLRVIAEGVEEVPQLEFLRQQGCDDIQGYYYSKPLPPADFAEWARGFAEKAA, via the coding sequence ATCGAGGACACGGCCGAGGTGAGGCGCGCGGTCAAGCGCAGCCTCAAGAGCCTCGGCATGGACGTGGAGGTGGCCGCCAGCGGCGAGGAGGGTTTGCGCCTGGTCGAGGCGCTGCGCCCGAACCTCGTCCTGACGGACGTCAACATGCCCGGGATGGACGGCTTCGAGGTGCTGGCCGCGATCCGCGAGCACCCCCGCTGCGCGACCATCCCGGTCGTGCTGATGACGGCGCGCGACGACCGCGCCTCCATCCGCCGCGGCATGGTGATGGGCGCCGACGACTATCTGACGAAGCCCTTCACGGCCCAGGAGATCCGCGAGACGGTCCAGGCGCGCCTGGCTCACCACTCGCGCCTCACCACCGCGTTCGCCTCCCGGCTCCGGAAGACCCAGGCGGCGCTCTGGCAGGCCACGCACCACGACGCGGGGACGGGGCTCCCGAACCGCACCGCGTACCGCACGCACCTCGAGGCCGCGGAGCTGGGGCCGTCCCCGCTCGCGCTGATGGTGCTGGAGCTGGACCGCTTCGACCGGCTCCAGAGCGCCTTCCACCCGATGCAGCCCGAGATGGTCGACTCCGTGGTCCGCGAGATCGCCATGCGCGTCCGCCGCGTGGTGGCCGAGGAGGGGCAGGTCTTCCGCCTCGACGGCAGCCGCTTCGCGATCCTCTACGCCGGGGCGCGCGACGCCATCGGCGCCGAGGCGGTGGCCGACTGCCTCCTCGGAGAGGTGCGCCAGCCCTTCACCATGGACGACCTCGAGCTCCGGGTGACCGGCAGCATGGGCGTCGCGATGTGGCACACGGGGGGGGACGAGAGCGCGTTCGCGGTCGCCGCCCACGCGGAGGCCGCGGCCTTCAACGCGAGAGAGAGCGGCGGCAACCACGCCGCGATGTACGACCCGCAGCAGCACGACCGCGCGTACAACCGGCTGGTGCTCGAGAGCTCGATGCACCGCGCGCTCGAGCGAGAGCAGTTCGAGCTCTACTACCAGCCGCAGGTCGCGGCCGACACGGGCGAGCTGCGCGGGGTCGAGGCGCTCATCCGCTGGCACCACCCCGAGCTCGGCATGGTCTCGCCCTTCCACTTCATCCCCATCGCGGAGGAGACCGGCCTCATCGTGGAGATCGGTCGCTGGGTCCTCGAAGACGCGTGTCGCCAGATCGCGGCGTGGAAGGATGACTTCCCCGGCCTGAAGGTGGCGGTGAACCTCTCGGCCCTCCAGCTGAGGGACGAGGGCATGGCCGACATGATCATCAAGATCCTCGCGGACAACGGCGTGCCCGCCAACCAGCTCAAGCTCGAGCTCACCGAGAGCATGATGGTCCAGGCCGGCGAGCAGGCCGCGAAGTCGCTCCGGCGGCTGCGCGACCACGGCTGCGGCGTGTCCATCGACGACTTCGGCACCGGCTACTCGTCGCTCAAGAACCTCCGGTCCTTCCCGGTCGGTGAGGTGAAGATCGACCGCTCGTTCGTCCGACACGTGCCCGAGGACCGCGACAACTGCTCCATCGTGCACGCGGTCATCGACATGGCCCACCAGCTCGGCCTGCGGGTCATCGCGGAGGGCGTCGAGGAGGTCCCGCAGCTCGAGTTCCTGCGCCAGCAGGGCTGTGACGACATCCAGGGCTACTACTACTCGAAGCCGCTCCCCCCGGCCGACTTCGCCGAGTGGGCCCGCGGCTTCGCCGAGAAGGCGGCCTGA
- a CDS encoding gamma carbonic anhydrase family protein has product MSLYPYRGRAPVVHPSAYVAPTASIIGDVTVGEQSSVWFGAAIRGDVMAIHVGARTSIQDNTVVHATHDWLETTIGDDCTVGHGVILHGCHVHDRVLVGMGSIVLDAAEIGADVILGAGSLVTARTKIPPGVMAFGRPAKPVRDLTEAELASIREAAAHYQLLVADYRGG; this is encoded by the coding sequence GTGAGCCTCTACCCCTATCGAGGCCGGGCCCCGGTCGTGCATCCGAGCGCCTACGTCGCGCCCACCGCGTCGATCATCGGCGACGTCACCGTGGGCGAGCAGAGCAGCGTCTGGTTCGGGGCCGCCATCCGCGGCGACGTCATGGCCATCCACGTCGGCGCCCGGACGTCCATCCAGGACAACACCGTGGTGCACGCGACGCACGACTGGCTGGAGACGACGATCGGCGACGACTGCACGGTGGGCCACGGCGTGATCCTCCACGGCTGCCACGTGCACGACCGCGTGCTGGTCGGCATGGGCTCGATCGTGCTCGACGCGGCGGAGATCGGCGCGGACGTGATCCTCGGCGCGGGCTCCCTGGTCACCGCGAGGACGAAGATCCCGCCCGGCGTGATGGCCTTCGGTCGACCCGCCAAGCCGGTGCGCGACCTGACCGAGGCGGAGCTGGCCTCCATCCGCGAGGCGGCCGCGCACTACCAGTTGCTCGTCGCGGACTACCGCGGCGGCTGA
- a CDS encoding VanZ family protein: protein MKVAFAWAPALFYMGLIWVLSSMELTALPIEDFPLRDKGVHMLEYGVLGFLVAHAARRTWPGRAPWRTFSVAVWITVLWGLLDEVHQAFVPGRSSEALDLVADTLGALTGAGARHAIGFAARLGASTRTTAEESQR from the coding sequence GTGAAGGTCGCCTTCGCCTGGGCCCCGGCGCTCTTCTACATGGGGCTGATCTGGGTCCTCAGCTCGATGGAGCTGACCGCCCTGCCGATCGAGGACTTCCCGCTCCGCGACAAGGGCGTGCACATGCTCGAGTACGGTGTGCTCGGCTTCCTGGTGGCCCACGCGGCGCGGCGGACGTGGCCGGGCCGCGCGCCCTGGCGGACCTTCTCGGTCGCGGTGTGGATCACCGTGCTCTGGGGCCTGCTCGACGAGGTGCACCAGGCGTTCGTGCCCGGGCGCTCGTCGGAGGCGCTCGACCTGGTGGCCGACACGCTGGGCGCCCTGACCGGCGCGGGGGCGAGGCACGCGATCGGGTTCGCGGCCCGCCTCGGCGCCTCCACGCGGACGACGGCCGAGGAGAGCCAACGGTGA